The following DNA comes from Meiothermus sp. CFH 77666.
TTCCAGTCCAGCAACCCAAACAAGAGCGCGCTCAACCCCACCGTCCAGAGGTTAAGGTGCGCCAGACTGCTCCCGATGGCCCACAGCAGCACCCCGCAGTAGATGGGGTGCCGCACCACGCGGTAGAGCCCCTCCCGCACCAGATACCCCCCCGAGCGCGGCTTGGGCAGCGCGGTCAGGTTGCGCCCCAGTTGCCAGGCCGCCAGCAGCAGAATGCCCAGGCCCACCCAGGCCAGCCCCCGCCCCCATCCGATAAGCCAGGGCGGGCTAAAAGAAGGCGTGAGCCACAAGGCCAGCCCCAGCAGGCCCAGCAGGCCAAACTGCCCCACTACATACCACTCGCCCCGCTCGCCGAAGCGCATGGGGATAGGATACAGGGGTTGTGGTGTATGTGGGGATTGGAGAAATGGGATAAAATCCATACCC
Coding sequences within:
- a CDS encoding isoprenylcysteine carboxylmethyltransferase family protein, which codes for MRFGERGEWYVVGQFGLLGLLGLALWLTPSFSPPWLIGWGRGLAWVGLGILLLAAWQLGRNLTALPKPRSGGYLVREGLYRVVRHPIYCGVLLWAIGSSLAHLNLWTVGLSALLFGLLDWKAALEERFLEQLYPEYQGYKRRVKKLIPWVY